A part of Sander vitreus isolate 19-12246 chromosome 8, sanVit1, whole genome shotgun sequence genomic DNA contains:
- the LOC144522478 gene encoding E3 ubiquitin/ISG15 ligase TRIM25-like isoform X1 encodes MAASKEPDSLSCSICLDILQIPVTLHCGHSYCMKCVNGYWDQEDRCGVYSCPQCRHTYIPRPVLNKNTVLADLAGKMSPEEEEEQEKQQQPTPPVKDEVDPVDVECDVCTAKKLKAVKSCLVCLASFCATHLQPHYVSAAFKKHKLVEVSACIQEKICSKHDKLLEVYCRSDGQCICLLCVMDEHKGHDTVSAAAERKEKQKLFGNKKQRYQQGIQEKQKQLRQLRQKIKALQCSGDAALDQNEKAYTEIVQMADKRRCTVRELIRVQETAVVSRAEALVDRLQKDISELRKGEDELKQLSLTEDHIHFLQSCQSIFDCPEPDEWSDFDILLHRPFDFVTKKISILRDKMENMARDIAEISQTFQADPDPETRQEFSLYSCRLSLDPNTAFENLLLSEGNSRVTWIKKAQRYPHHPDRFTKYEQVLCTEGVCGVCYWEVEWRGPRVEVAVCYKGAWLDESGFGYTDQSWCISLSNVGCTFWHSGIKTKVSTHCSSTVGVYLNHKAGSLSFYSVSDSGQMMLLHRVHTTFSQPLYPGFMVCRGASARIMSSK; translated from the exons ATGGCAGCGAGCAAAGAGCCAGATTCTTTATCATGCTCGATATGCTTGGATATACTGCAAATACCCGTGACTCTTCATTGTGGCCACAGCTACTGTATGAAGTGTGTAAATGGCTACTGGGACCAGGAGGATCGCTGTGGTGTTTACAGCTGTCCCCAgtgtagacacacatacatcccCAGACCTGTGTTGAACAAGAACACAGTGTTGGCAGATTTGGCAGGGAAAATGTccccagaagaagaagaagaacaagaaaaacaacaacaacccacTCCTCCTGTGAAGGATGAAGTCGACCCAGTGGATGTGGAGTGTGATGTCTGCACTGCAAAGAAGCTGAAAGCTGTCAAGTCTTGCCTGGTGTGTCTGGCTTCTTTCTGTGCTACTCATCTGCAGCCCCACTATGTGTCTGCTGCTTTCAAAAAGCACAAGCTAGTGGAAGTCTCTGCCTGCATACAAGAAAAGATCTGCTCTAAGCATGACAAGCTGCTCGAAGTCTATTGCCGCAGTGATGGCCAGTGCATTTGCCTGCTTTGTGTGATGGATGAACACAAAGGTCATGACACTGTCTcggctgcagcagagaggaaagagaaacaa aaactatttggaaataaaaaacaaagatacCAACAGGGAATACAGGAGAAACAGAAGCAGCTGCGGCAGCtgagacagaaaataaaagcaCTGCAG TGTTCTGGAGATGCAGCTCTTGATCAAAATGAGAAGGCCTATACTGAAATAGTCCAGATGGCAGATAAAAGGCGTTGTACTGTGAGAGAGCTGATCAGAGTTCAGGAGACGGCTGTGGTGAGCCGAGCTGAGGCGCTCGTGGATCGGCTGCAGAAGGACATCTCTGAGCTGAGAAAGGGAGAGGATGAACTCAAGCAGCTGTCTCTCACTGAGGATCACATTCATTtcctgcag AGCTGCCAGTCCATTTTTGACTGTCCAGAACCTGACGAGTGGTCTGATTTCGACATCCTTCTACACAGACCTTTTGACTTTGTGACAAAGAAAATTTCTATTTTGAGAGACAAAATGGAAAACATGGCCAGAGATATTGCAGAAATATCTCAGACAT TTCAAGCTGATCCTGATCCTGAGACAAGACAGGAGTTCTCCCTTT ATTCCTGCCGCTTAAGTTTGGATCCCAACACAGCATTTGAAAACCTTTTGCTCTCCGAGGGAAACAGCAGAGTGACCTGGATTAAAAAAGCCCAGAGGTATCCACATCATCCAGATAGATTTACCAAATATGAGCAAGTGTTGTGCACTGAAGGTGTATGTGGAGTTTGCTACTGGGAGGTTGAGTGGCGAGGGCCCAGGGTTGAGGTCGCTGTGTGCTATAAAGGGGCATGGCTGGATGAAAGTGGCTTTGGATACACAGATCAATCCTGGTGCATTTCCCTTTCAAATGTTGGTTGCACCTTTTGGCATAGTGGAATCAAAACCAAAGTATCCACCCACTGCTCCTCTACTGTAGGAGTGTATCTGAACCATAAGGCAGGGAGCCTGTCCTTCTATAGCGTGTCTGATTCTGGTCAAATGATGCTCCTTCACAGAGTTCACACCACATTCTCCCAGCCTCTGTACCCTGGGTTCATGGTCTGCAGAGGGGCCTCAGCTAGGATAATGTCATCTAAGTAA
- the LOC144522478 gene encoding E3 ubiquitin/ISG15 ligase TRIM25-like isoform X2: protein MAASKEPDSLSCSICLDILQIPVTLHCGHSYCMKCVNGYWDQEDRCGVYSCPQCRHTYIPRPVLNKNTVLADLAGKMSPEEEEEQEKQQQPTPPVKDEVDPVDVECDVCTAKKLKAVKSCLVCLASFCATHLQPHYVSAAFKKHKLVEVSACIQEKICSKHDKLLEVYCRSDGQCICLLCVMDEHKGHDTVSAAAERKEKQCSGDAALDQNEKAYTEIVQMADKRRCTVRELIRVQETAVVSRAEALVDRLQKDISELRKGEDELKQLSLTEDHIHFLQSCQSIFDCPEPDEWSDFDILLHRPFDFVTKKISILRDKMENMARDIAEISQTFQADPDPETRQEFSLYSCRLSLDPNTAFENLLLSEGNSRVTWIKKAQRYPHHPDRFTKYEQVLCTEGVCGVCYWEVEWRGPRVEVAVCYKGAWLDESGFGYTDQSWCISLSNVGCTFWHSGIKTKVSTHCSSTVGVYLNHKAGSLSFYSVSDSGQMMLLHRVHTTFSQPLYPGFMVCRGASARIMSSK from the exons ATGGCAGCGAGCAAAGAGCCAGATTCTTTATCATGCTCGATATGCTTGGATATACTGCAAATACCCGTGACTCTTCATTGTGGCCACAGCTACTGTATGAAGTGTGTAAATGGCTACTGGGACCAGGAGGATCGCTGTGGTGTTTACAGCTGTCCCCAgtgtagacacacatacatcccCAGACCTGTGTTGAACAAGAACACAGTGTTGGCAGATTTGGCAGGGAAAATGTccccagaagaagaagaagaacaagaaaaacaacaacaacccacTCCTCCTGTGAAGGATGAAGTCGACCCAGTGGATGTGGAGTGTGATGTCTGCACTGCAAAGAAGCTGAAAGCTGTCAAGTCTTGCCTGGTGTGTCTGGCTTCTTTCTGTGCTACTCATCTGCAGCCCCACTATGTGTCTGCTGCTTTCAAAAAGCACAAGCTAGTGGAAGTCTCTGCCTGCATACAAGAAAAGATCTGCTCTAAGCATGACAAGCTGCTCGAAGTCTATTGCCGCAGTGATGGCCAGTGCATTTGCCTGCTTTGTGTGATGGATGAACACAAAGGTCATGACACTGTCTcggctgcagcagagaggaaagagaaacaa TGTTCTGGAGATGCAGCTCTTGATCAAAATGAGAAGGCCTATACTGAAATAGTCCAGATGGCAGATAAAAGGCGTTGTACTGTGAGAGAGCTGATCAGAGTTCAGGAGACGGCTGTGGTGAGCCGAGCTGAGGCGCTCGTGGATCGGCTGCAGAAGGACATCTCTGAGCTGAGAAAGGGAGAGGATGAACTCAAGCAGCTGTCTCTCACTGAGGATCACATTCATTtcctgcag AGCTGCCAGTCCATTTTTGACTGTCCAGAACCTGACGAGTGGTCTGATTTCGACATCCTTCTACACAGACCTTTTGACTTTGTGACAAAGAAAATTTCTATTTTGAGAGACAAAATGGAAAACATGGCCAGAGATATTGCAGAAATATCTCAGACAT TTCAAGCTGATCCTGATCCTGAGACAAGACAGGAGTTCTCCCTTT ATTCCTGCCGCTTAAGTTTGGATCCCAACACAGCATTTGAAAACCTTTTGCTCTCCGAGGGAAACAGCAGAGTGACCTGGATTAAAAAAGCCCAGAGGTATCCACATCATCCAGATAGATTTACCAAATATGAGCAAGTGTTGTGCACTGAAGGTGTATGTGGAGTTTGCTACTGGGAGGTTGAGTGGCGAGGGCCCAGGGTTGAGGTCGCTGTGTGCTATAAAGGGGCATGGCTGGATGAAAGTGGCTTTGGATACACAGATCAATCCTGGTGCATTTCCCTTTCAAATGTTGGTTGCACCTTTTGGCATAGTGGAATCAAAACCAAAGTATCCACCCACTGCTCCTCTACTGTAGGAGTGTATCTGAACCATAAGGCAGGGAGCCTGTCCTTCTATAGCGTGTCTGATTCTGGTCAAATGATGCTCCTTCACAGAGTTCACACCACATTCTCCCAGCCTCTGTACCCTGGGTTCATGGTCTGCAGAGGGGCCTCAGCTAGGATAATGTCATCTAAGTAA
- the mthfs gene encoding 5-formyltetrahydrofolate cyclo-ligase: MAAVRAAKQALRKEIKRRVAALSDEEKQRQSLVLSRQLFRHPKYVSCKRIAVFLSMGDEVRTEEIIKDVFKCGKSCFIPRYESSSSSSNHMDMLKLNSLQDMETLPLTSWNIQQPAEDDNSREEALSAGGLDLILMPGLGFDESGKRLGRGKGFYDTYLERCVRHPKGKPYTIALAFKEQLCQEIPVDDNDVLIDEVLYEKEE, translated from the coding sequence ATGGCGGCCGTGCGTGCAGCAAAGCAAGCTTTGAGGAAAGAAATAAAGCGACGGGTTGCGGCGTTGAGTGACGAGGAGAAACAACGACAGTCTCTCGTGCTTTCTCGGCAGCTGTTCAGACACCCCAAGTACGTGTCCTGTAAGAGGATCGCAGTGTTTCTCAGCATGGGCGATGAGGTGCGCACTGAGGAAATCATCAAAGACGTGTTTAAATGTGGTAAAAGCTGCTTCATTCCTAGATatgagagcagcagcagcagcagcaaccatATGGACATGTTGAAGCTCAACAGTCTGCAGGACATGGAGACGCTGCCTCTGACGTCATGGAACATCCAACAGCCTGCTGAAGATGACAACAGCAGAGAGGAAGCACTTTCTGCAGGAGGTCTGGACCTGATCTTGATGCCAGGCCTGGGTTTTGACGAGTCGGGGAAGCGTCTGGGACGAGGGAAGGGCTTCTATGACACCTACTTGGAGCGCTGCGTCAGACACCCCAAAGGAAAGCCCTACACCATCGCCTTGGCCTTCAAGGAGCAGCTCTGTCAGGAAATCCCTGTCGACGACAATGATGTGCTCATAGATGAAGTCCTGTATGAGAAGGAGGAGTAG